The Fulvivirga ligni genome window below encodes:
- a CDS encoding galactose-binding domain-containing protein, translating into MDNLKPKGVLVLLCLIFGSLSASAQQWQLIWSDEFNGQSLDLSKWSYETGTGVNGDWGTGQLDRATDRPENVAIEQGISGANGGALRITTRKENFMDRQYTSGRINTAGKASWGPNHRIVARVWPQDVRTMGQGFAFWMMPDETRPGESTISWPQGGEIDIMEYVGSIPRYNLGTVHYAWDWNNNEWAEWNHGHHGGYYSFEEQQVPDGPEYLRVDLGLVRAVNRVVINWENTGRTFAIQTSTDGTNWNTVHTTANGDGGIDEITFGSVNARFVRMYGTRRSNAWGYSIFEFEVYGPNTGNLALNRPAMASSLQASDLPASNAVDGSASTRWSSALRNPQYQCCSPAPTNDPNVGSNNWHEYGIDWFDDRIEFFIDGNVYHIHYFNDGDGFALDGENEENIKIINGRRVMVSEFSNLFSEWHPFEHKMYAILSAGVGGGGQTYGGPIVDQATFPVDVYIDWVRVYSNGQNFNPRPAVALTSPTGVETYSAPASIALAANASDSEGGYITSVSFYDGNQLLHTDNSAPYTYQWNNVSAGVHQVRVVATDNGGATAESSVSVTVNGSNANLALNRPGTASSVVGSFGANNAFDNNAQTRWESEYSDPQWIYVDLGNTYNINRVIILWETALGKNYQVQVSTDANNWQTIKTVTNNTSTSNDLTGLSGSGRYVRVYGTVRNTAYGYSIFSMEVYGSAGNNPNPGNCGTQNIALNKAAASSSAEGPFTASSAVDGNGNTRWGSSFTNNEWIRVDLGSTYNVCKVNLSWEAAYGSAYEIRLGNNIDINASQVIATVNNGDGGTDEVSTNSAISGRYVWMKGISRGTGYGYSLWEMEVFGASQGASARKASDQTPVQAQLYPNPVDQELHLQLADFKSGDQVEILTLSGKQMMTHKVDDKQITLDVSQLRPGVYMIRVKGSSTTTLRFIKE; encoded by the coding sequence ATGGATAACCTAAAACCAAAAGGTGTACTAGTATTGCTATGCCTAATTTTTGGCAGCCTCAGTGCGTCCGCACAACAATGGCAGCTCATCTGGAGTGATGAATTTAATGGTCAAAGCCTGGACCTAAGTAAATGGAGTTATGAAACAGGCACAGGAGTAAATGGTGACTGGGGTACTGGTCAGCTGGACAGGGCCACAGACAGACCTGAAAATGTGGCTATCGAGCAAGGTATTTCTGGGGCTAATGGTGGTGCCCTTCGCATTACCACCAGAAAGGAAAATTTCATGGACAGACAGTATACCAGTGGTAGAATTAATACCGCAGGTAAAGCATCCTGGGGACCTAATCATAGAATCGTTGCCAGAGTGTGGCCGCAAGATGTGCGAACCATGGGGCAGGGCTTTGCCTTCTGGATGATGCCCGACGAAACCCGCCCTGGAGAAAGCACTATCAGCTGGCCTCAAGGTGGTGAGATTGATATTATGGAATATGTAGGCTCAATTCCAAGGTATAATTTGGGAACTGTGCACTATGCGTGGGACTGGAATAATAACGAATGGGCAGAGTGGAACCACGGTCACCATGGTGGTTATTACAGTTTCGAAGAACAACAGGTGCCTGATGGTCCTGAATACTTGAGGGTAGATTTAGGTTTAGTAAGAGCAGTGAATAGAGTAGTGATCAACTGGGAAAATACTGGTAGAACATTCGCTATTCAAACTTCTACTGATGGTACTAATTGGAATACCGTTCACACCACAGCTAATGGAGATGGTGGCATCGATGAAATTACTTTCGGGTCTGTTAATGCCAGATTCGTTAGAATGTATGGCACCAGAAGATCTAACGCCTGGGGATATTCAATATTTGAGTTTGAAGTATATGGACCAAATACAGGAAACCTGGCCTTAAACAGACCTGCTATGGCTTCGTCACTACAAGCTAGTGATCTACCCGCTTCTAACGCCGTGGATGGAAGTGCCAGCACCAGATGGAGCAGTGCTTTGAGAAATCCTCAATATCAGTGTTGCTCACCTGCACCGACTAATGATCCGAACGTGGGCTCCAATAACTGGCATGAGTACGGTATAGACTGGTTTGATGATAGAATTGAGTTCTTTATTGACGGTAACGTATACCACATCCATTATTTTAATGATGGTGACGGCTTTGCCTTAGACGGTGAAAATGAAGAGAACATCAAAATCATTAATGGTAGAAGAGTTATGGTTTCAGAGTTTTCTAATCTCTTTTCAGAATGGCACCCATTCGAACATAAAATGTATGCTATTCTAAGTGCCGGTGTTGGTGGCGGAGGCCAGACTTATGGTGGTCCTATTGTAGATCAGGCTACTTTCCCGGTAGATGTATATATTGACTGGGTGAGAGTATATTCCAATGGTCAGAATTTCAACCCTCGTCCTGCTGTTGCCCTTACTTCTCCTACGGGTGTAGAAACTTATTCTGCTCCGGCCAGTATTGCGCTAGCTGCTAACGCTTCAGATTCAGAAGGAGGATATATCACATCGGTATCTTTTTATGATGGAAACCAGCTGCTTCACACAGATAATAGCGCACCTTACACTTATCAGTGGAATAACGTTAGTGCAGGTGTTCATCAGGTGAGAGTGGTAGCTACTGATAATGGGGGTGCTACCGCAGAGAGCTCTGTTTCTGTAACAGTGAATGGCAGTAATGCTAATCTAGCTCTTAACAGACCAGGGACGGCCTCTTCAGTAGTAGGCTCGTTTGGTGCTAATAACGCTTTTGACAATAATGCTCAAACCAGATGGGAGAGTGAATATTCTGATCCTCAGTGGATTTATGTGGACTTAGGAAATACCTACAACATTAACAGAGTAATCATCCTTTGGGAAACAGCTTTAGGAAAGAACTATCAGGTTCAGGTTTCTACTGATGCAAACAACTGGCAAACCATTAAAACGGTGACCAATAATACCAGTACTTCAAATGATCTTACCGGCTTATCTGGCTCAGGAAGATATGTGAGAGTGTATGGCACAGTAAGAAACACGGCTTATGGTTATTCTATTTTCTCAATGGAAGTATATGGAAGCGCGGGCAATAATCCGAATCCAGGAAATTGCGGAACGCAGAATATCGCCTTAAATAAAGCGGCAGCCTCTTCTTCAGCTGAAGGACCATTTACAGCCTCTAGCGCAGTAGATGGAAATGGAAATACCCGATGGGGAAGTTCATTTACTAATAACGAATGGATAAGAGTAGACTTAGGAAGCACTTACAATGTTTGTAAAGTGAATCTATCGTGGGAAGCTGCTTATGGTTCAGCCTATGAGATCAGGCTTGGAAATAATATAGATATTAATGCCTCACAGGTAATAGCTACTGTAAATAATGGAGATGGAGGTACTGATGAAGTATCCACTAATTCAGCTATTTCTGGCCGTTATGTATGGATGAAAGGAATAAGCAGAGGTACTGGTTACGGCTATTCTCTTTGGGAAATGGAAGTATTCGGAGCATCACAGGGAGCGAGTGCCAGAAAAGCGAGTGACCAAACTCCAGTTCAGGCACAGTTATATCCAAACCCGGTAGATCAGGAGCTACACCTTCAGCTTGCCGATTTTAAATCAGGTGATCAGGTGGAAATCCTTACTTTATCAGGCAAGCAAATGATGACCCATAAGGTGGATGATAAGCAAATCACTCTAGATGTAAGTCAGCTTCGTCCTGGTGTGTATATGATCAGAGTGAAAGGTTCATCTACTACAACCTTAAGATTTATAAAAGAGTAG
- a CDS encoding galactose-binding domain-containing protein, protein MKSIQYLFCLWVCFNFYVVQAQNIALNKPVTSSTTQEPFVATSAVDGNATTRWASAYESPSWIKIDLQESFNINRVLLNWERASAESYYILTSNSNSNPDPSTWTVLAQRTGMADTERTDNLTGLAGAGRYIAVYGYNKLHPWGYSFFEIEVYGTPDTGGNGDCGGNNVALNGAAVASSMEGAFTASSAFDGSAQTRWSSEFSDNQWIRVDLGQARNICQVELVWEAAFGSAYNILLGNSTDIGSAQNIASVSNGDGGTDQVNTNSSISGRYLWMQGVSRGTGYGYSLWEMRVFAGENTGGGGDTQAPSNPGNVTASAAVYAVTLNWSAATDNVGVSSYTIYEGSSLKATVDGSSNSMTISGLNPGTQYTYLVKAKDAAGNESSGVPVTFTTEDNNNPDDGVVGVGNLALSLPVTASSTKEGSVNGPSQAVDGNIGSRWESEFTDDEWIRIDLGQKYQIGRVILHWEAASAKHYQVQVSDDDASWQNLYEFNENGLPVESRTDDLLVSGAGRYIRMKGIERNSQWSYSLFEFEVYSPGSGPGDWPDPNPNPNPDPVPPGPSTFTVIGPNNGAMITTTRTPQLSWNASPGATSYEVWVNITRTDYDWYKWGSLLDRFTKMGEVTSTSYTLQQPLSDRWTYKWYIVAKSGSGLTYSDVGQFSVYLPQVEQVADNVNLINGNRDMNKNGSIEPYEDWRQPIAVRVADLMSRMNNEEKAYQMFYNAQNYPLSGWAFGPGTVSDMFNKQKASANTRLGIPFVSAGDCIHGYSTTYPTQSALAASRNLELTRQCGNMQRVEQTAVGFRGTLAPLAEVGTKVLYPRIQEGCGEDADFAAAMVRAMVCGLQAGPELNPNSVMVTTKHWPGEGAGGEAGIVYDGVSIKYHMKPWFANVDAGAGSVMPGYAGSSFLDPGGSGAGDSKPILDYLREVVKFEGIICTDWLPSGVWAKAALAGSDVMGGADPGAAGFSMQGFINEVGMDRINEALEKILTTKFKLGVFEDPYGDPENGPDTWFTPEHIGIATQAAKEAMNLIKNDGTMPLDLPSGSNLLVTGSRADNGESYSVWTSYFHDEYGAKTMWESINTKAASKGINAYLNDAPNPDAAVVILGEPSYTHGTAWDKEKPYVHDAYYPISNTYEYDLTTLNNVKQMGIPYIVVVIMPRPYVLTDLVADANAVLIAYRPGDGGGPAVADVLFGEFAPKGRLPWQLPRSMDQIGLDNLSQANERWDIPYDLGASSSEIQEIKAKIAAGEHIEPIYGNPLFQYGYGIMGYGTSNGARKAAVDVSESLDEDSEDLILYPNPVNDQLNVRATDADGHISYQIIDTNGRTILKGNGVGGFFTLSIGSLKEGFYILRVAGEDGHLYSRTFKKE, encoded by the coding sequence ATGAAAAGCATTCAATACCTATTTTGTCTATGGGTATGCTTTAACTTTTATGTGGTTCAGGCTCAGAATATTGCTTTAAATAAACCTGTCACATCTTCTACCACTCAAGAGCCTTTTGTAGCTACCAGTGCTGTAGATGGTAATGCCACCACGCGTTGGGCGTCAGCCTATGAAAGTCCGTCATGGATAAAAATTGACCTGCAAGAATCCTTTAACATCAACCGTGTATTGTTGAATTGGGAAAGGGCAAGCGCAGAGAGCTACTACATACTTACTTCTAACTCTAATTCAAACCCTGATCCATCTACCTGGACGGTGCTGGCCCAGAGAACGGGAATGGCTGATACCGAACGTACAGACAATCTTACAGGCCTTGCTGGTGCTGGTAGATATATCGCCGTTTATGGCTATAACAAGTTGCATCCATGGGGGTACTCATTCTTTGAAATAGAAGTGTATGGTACTCCGGATACTGGCGGAAATGGTGATTGTGGTGGTAATAATGTAGCATTAAATGGTGCGGCGGTAGCCTCATCTATGGAAGGAGCATTTACTGCTTCAAGTGCCTTTGATGGTAGCGCACAAACCAGGTGGAGCAGTGAGTTTTCTGATAATCAATGGATCAGAGTTGACCTGGGACAGGCTAGAAATATTTGTCAGGTGGAGCTGGTGTGGGAGGCTGCTTTCGGCAGTGCCTATAACATCCTACTAGGAAATAGTACTGACATCGGCAGCGCTCAGAATATAGCTAGTGTTTCCAATGGCGATGGTGGAACGGATCAAGTTAATACAAACTCTTCTATTTCAGGCCGTTACTTGTGGATGCAAGGTGTATCTCGAGGCACAGGATATGGTTATTCTCTTTGGGAGATGAGGGTGTTTGCCGGTGAAAATACTGGTGGAGGAGGTGATACTCAGGCGCCATCTAATCCTGGAAATGTTACTGCCAGTGCTGCTGTATATGCCGTAACGCTCAATTGGTCAGCGGCAACTGATAATGTTGGCGTAAGCAGCTACACCATTTACGAAGGCTCATCATTAAAAGCTACAGTTGATGGCAGTAGTAATTCTATGACCATCAGTGGATTAAACCCAGGTACTCAATATACTTATTTAGTTAAAGCTAAAGATGCCGCTGGTAATGAATCCTCTGGTGTACCTGTAACTTTTACTACCGAGGACAATAATAACCCTGACGATGGGGTAGTTGGAGTTGGAAATCTGGCACTTTCTTTACCAGTAACAGCCTCTTCAACTAAAGAAGGGTCTGTTAATGGACCTTCTCAGGCTGTAGATGGTAATATTGGGTCTCGATGGGAAAGTGAATTCACTGATGATGAATGGATTAGAATTGATCTAGGACAGAAATATCAAATTGGCAGAGTGATTCTACATTGGGAAGCAGCCAGTGCGAAGCATTATCAAGTGCAAGTTTCTGATGATGATGCCAGCTGGCAGAACTTGTATGAATTCAATGAAAATGGTTTGCCAGTTGAGTCTCGCACTGATGATCTGTTAGTATCCGGAGCGGGCAGATATATCAGGATGAAAGGGATAGAAAGAAACTCGCAATGGAGCTATTCTCTGTTTGAATTTGAAGTGTACTCACCCGGAAGCGGACCAGGAGATTGGCCTGATCCTAATCCCAATCCGAATCCAGACCCTGTGCCGCCCGGCCCATCTACTTTTACTGTAATTGGCCCAAATAATGGCGCTATGATCACTACCACTCGTACCCCGCAACTGTCGTGGAACGCCAGCCCTGGTGCCACCAGCTATGAGGTCTGGGTGAATATTACCAGAACAGATTATGATTGGTACAAATGGGGGAGCCTGCTAGATCGCTTTACAAAAATGGGTGAAGTGACCTCTACTAGCTACACTTTGCAGCAGCCTTTATCTGACCGATGGACCTATAAATGGTATATCGTAGCAAAATCTGGATCTGGGCTTACCTATTCCGATGTAGGTCAGTTTAGTGTTTATCTACCACAGGTAGAGCAGGTGGCAGATAATGTGAACCTGATCAATGGGAATAGAGATATGAATAAAAATGGTTCTATCGAGCCTTATGAAGATTGGCGTCAGCCTATCGCTGTAAGGGTGGCCGACCTTATGTCCCGTATGAACAATGAGGAGAAGGCATATCAAATGTTCTATAATGCTCAAAATTACCCTCTTTCTGGCTGGGCCTTCGGTCCAGGTACAGTGTCGGATATGTTTAACAAGCAAAAGGCCAGTGCTAATACTCGCTTAGGAATTCCTTTCGTTTCTGCCGGTGATTGTATTCATGGTTACAGCACCACATATCCTACTCAAAGTGCCCTGGCGGCTTCAAGAAACCTTGAGTTAACCAGACAATGCGGTAATATGCAGCGAGTAGAGCAAACGGCAGTTGGTTTCAGAGGTACTTTGGCGCCATTGGCTGAGGTAGGGACAAAAGTGCTTTACCCTCGCATTCAGGAAGGTTGTGGAGAGGATGCCGACTTTGCCGCTGCTATGGTAAGAGCCATGGTTTGCGGACTGCAGGCTGGTCCAGAGTTAAACCCTAATTCTGTGATGGTTACCACCAAACATTGGCCAGGCGAAGGAGCAGGAGGTGAGGCAGGCATTGTGTATGATGGGGTGAGCATCAAATATCATATGAAGCCATGGTTCGCCAATGTAGATGCCGGGGCGGGCAGTGTTATGCCAGGCTACGCTGGTAGCTCTTTTCTTGACCCGGGAGGATCTGGAGCAGGAGATAGCAAGCCTATCTTAGACTACCTGAGAGAAGTGGTGAAATTTGAAGGAATTATCTGCACAGACTGGCTTCCATCTGGCGTGTGGGCTAAAGCTGCATTAGCGGGCTCAGATGTGATGGGGGGCGCAGACCCAGGTGCCGCAGGCTTTAGCATGCAAGGTTTTATCAATGAGGTGGGCATGGACAGAATTAATGAAGCCTTAGAGAAAATCCTAACCACCAAGTTTAAATTAGGTGTTTTCGAAGATCCTTACGGAGATCCTGAAAATGGTCCTGACACATGGTTCACACCAGAACACATTGGTATAGCCACTCAAGCTGCCAAAGAGGCAATGAACTTAATCAAAAATGATGGTACTATGCCACTTGATTTGCCTTCAGGGTCTAATTTACTAGTAACAGGTTCACGAGCTGATAATGGTGAAAGCTATTCTGTATGGACCAGCTATTTCCATGATGAGTATGGTGCAAAAACCATGTGGGAGTCTATTAATACTAAAGCAGCTTCCAAAGGCATCAATGCTTATCTCAATGATGCGCCTAACCCTGACGCTGCCGTAGTAATCTTAGGTGAGCCCTCATATACCCATGGTACGGCCTGGGATAAGGAAAAGCCCTATGTTCATGATGCATATTATCCAATTTCAAATACCTATGAATATGATCTGACTACTTTAAATAATGTGAAACAGATGGGCATCCCATACATAGTGGTAGTTATAATGCCTCGTCCTTATGTGCTCACTGATCTTGTGGCTGATGCCAATGCGGTATTAATCGCCTATCGACCAGGTGATGGTGGAGGCCCAGCCGTGGCTGACGTATTATTTGGTGAATTTGCACCTAAAGGAAGATTGCCCTGGCAGCTACCTCGCTCAATGGATCAGATCGGCCTTGATAATCTTAGTCAGGCCAATGAAAGATGGGACATTCCTTATGACCTTGGAGCATCCTCTTCAGAAATTCAGGAGATCAAGGCTAAAATTGCTGCCGGTGAGCATATTGAGCCTATTTATGGTAATCCATTATTCCAGTACGGTTATGGTATTATGGGGTATGGCACAAGCAACGGCGCCAGAAAAGCGGCGGTTGATGTATCTGAATCTCTCGATGAAGATAGTGAAGATTTAATCCTTTATCCTAATCCGGTGAATGATCAGTTGAATGTTAGAGCAACCGATGCTGACGGCCATATTAGCTATCAGATTATAGATACCAATGGCCGAACCATACTTAAAGGTAATGGAGTAGGTGGTTTCTTCACTTTATCCATTGGATCCTTAAAAGAAGGATTTTACATCCTAAGGGTAGCTGGTGAAGATGGTCATCTCTATTCCCGAACTTTCAAAAAAGAATAG
- a CDS encoding ligand-binding sensor domain-containing protein produces MRKPKLWICGLLALIFSNALSQIPSVNFKNISIKDGLVGDHVLSVFQDSKGFIWIGTFAGLHRYDGYNFKVFNRDVPAHHHLNFIADNTVYSIIEDRNHKLWIGTDKGLSHYDPELDSFTNYYPDPVLPENGPSHENIRCIYEDEDGLLWIGTYGGGLNRFDPETKKFYHFKSKDSLSLPSKRINDFYVDKNHRFWIATEGDGLVRFDKRDGKFKYFKHDPDDPSTISVNIVNKIVEDKFGKLWVGTWGGGVCEFDPQNSTFKRYGYDADEQGELKSTIVRSLLEDSRGRLWLATFGGGLSQYDRQQDKFVTYMAENNDPSSLSNNILWTLFEDQNGLLWIGTHGSGLDILNPAKEGFVHYETNKKEQGLTSNQISDYYEMDDGKIWIGTMDGGVNILDRKTGEISPFSILKENPSTTMRTIYEDVDGNIWVGTDQGLYCYNPDSQSIKKYVHDPENPSSINMNGVYSIIQDRNKVIWVGTWDTGLNRLEPSEYMKANPEEAQFIHYKHNPEDKSTISSDKVWTLFMDRNGTLWCGTENGLDQYDMRSGSFITRANLNVGRIIEDEAGILWIGTYGQGIARFNPKTNDLKQYNQLDNIDINLVLDMVADRDDNLWIASIDGLTKFNIRNEEFINLDLSNELEKNEYEINVMKRLSTGEFILGGDFGIDIFDPARIKIQETVPVVELTDLKIFNKSVPVGEWNHEQVLAKTIAYSEAVELSYKDNLISIEFATLYFSSQDKHMYAYKLDGFDQEWIYTNPDNRKAIYMNLEPGEYTFRVKGATREGNWSKERTLKLLITPPFWDTLIFNLSIALLFVIVAVWFYKSRIREEKTKVASQFNTDKMVREQEIIKLRNEKLDAELEHKKKELASSALHNMHKNEELSHVRDELKVLVEQMESEPEKRKLRKLLKSIDHSINNADNWENFETNFNLLHENFLKRLVETYPRLTHKDLKICAFIRMNFENKEIARMLNITPESLGVSRTRIRKKINLDKGIYLNDLIMRF; encoded by the coding sequence ATGAGGAAACCTAAACTCTGGATCTGTGGGCTATTGGCTTTAATTTTTTCTAATGCTTTGAGCCAAATACCCTCAGTAAATTTTAAGAACATCTCTATAAAAGATGGCCTGGTGGGAGATCATGTGCTCTCCGTTTTCCAGGATTCTAAAGGATTTATATGGATAGGCACCTTCGCTGGCCTTCATAGGTATGATGGCTATAATTTTAAGGTGTTTAACCGTGATGTGCCCGCACATCATCATCTCAATTTCATAGCAGATAATACGGTCTATTCCATTATTGAAGATAGAAACCATAAGTTATGGATTGGTACGGACAAAGGTCTGAGTCACTATGACCCTGAGCTGGATAGCTTTACCAACTACTATCCTGACCCGGTGCTTCCTGAAAATGGACCAAGTCATGAGAATATCAGATGTATTTATGAAGACGAAGATGGCTTACTTTGGATAGGTACCTACGGAGGTGGCTTAAACCGATTCGACCCTGAAACCAAAAAGTTTTACCATTTCAAATCCAAAGATTCATTGAGTTTACCCAGTAAGCGCATTAATGATTTCTATGTAGACAAAAATCATAGATTTTGGATAGCTACCGAAGGAGATGGACTGGTCAGGTTTGATAAAAGAGACGGCAAGTTTAAATACTTCAAGCACGACCCTGATGATCCATCTACAATATCAGTGAACATTGTTAACAAGATCGTAGAGGATAAATTCGGGAAATTATGGGTAGGCACCTGGGGTGGAGGCGTGTGTGAGTTTGATCCGCAAAACTCAACTTTCAAGAGATATGGTTATGATGCTGATGAACAGGGAGAATTAAAAAGCACTATTGTCAGATCACTACTAGAGGATAGTAGAGGCCGATTATGGCTGGCTACCTTTGGCGGTGGACTAAGTCAATATGACCGTCAGCAGGATAAATTCGTTACTTACATGGCTGAGAATAATGATCCTTCCAGCCTGAGTAATAATATTCTATGGACATTATTCGAAGACCAAAACGGCCTATTATGGATTGGTACTCACGGGTCAGGCCTGGATATTTTAAATCCGGCCAAAGAGGGTTTTGTGCACTATGAAACCAACAAAAAAGAGCAGGGCCTTACCAGTAATCAAATCTCAGATTATTATGAGATGGATGATGGTAAAATCTGGATAGGCACTATGGATGGAGGAGTAAACATCCTTGACAGAAAGACTGGTGAAATCTCTCCTTTTAGTATTCTCAAAGAGAATCCATCCACCACCATGAGAACTATTTATGAAGATGTAGACGGGAATATATGGGTTGGTACTGATCAAGGTTTGTATTGCTATAATCCTGACAGTCAAAGCATTAAAAAGTATGTTCATGATCCTGAAAATCCTTCTAGTATTAATATGAATGGTGTGTACAGCATTATTCAGGATAGAAATAAGGTAATATGGGTGGGCACCTGGGACACAGGTCTTAATCGATTGGAGCCCTCAGAATATATGAAGGCCAACCCGGAAGAAGCACAGTTCATACACTACAAGCATAACCCTGAAGATAAATCTACGATATCTTCAGATAAGGTATGGACACTTTTTATGGATAGAAATGGTACGTTATGGTGCGGCACTGAAAATGGCCTGGATCAATATGATATGAGGTCAGGCAGTTTTATTACCAGGGCTAATCTCAACGTAGGCAGAATCATTGAAGATGAAGCTGGTATTTTATGGATCGGCACTTACGGTCAGGGAATAGCCCGCTTTAACCCGAAAACCAATGACCTGAAGCAGTACAACCAGCTGGATAATATAGACATTAATCTGGTTCTGGATATGGTGGCCGATAGAGATGATAACTTATGGATCGCCTCGATCGATGGTTTAACCAAATTCAATATAAGAAATGAGGAATTTATCAATTTGGATCTGTCTAATGAGCTGGAAAAGAACGAATATGAGATCAACGTGATGAAACGCTTGAGCACAGGTGAGTTCATTCTGGGTGGGGATTTTGGTATAGATATTTTCGATCCAGCCAGAATTAAAATACAGGAAACAGTGCCTGTGGTGGAGCTCACCGATCTGAAGATTTTCAATAAATCCGTGCCGGTAGGAGAGTGGAATCACGAACAAGTATTGGCTAAAACTATTGCTTATAGTGAAGCGGTGGAGCTTTCGTATAAGGATAATCTCATATCCATTGAATTTGCCACACTTTACTTTTCATCGCAGGATAAGCATATGTATGCCTATAAGTTAGATGGTTTTGATCAAGAGTGGATTTACACCAATCCAGATAATAGAAAAGCTATTTATATGAATTTGGAGCCGGGTGAGTATACTTTCAGAGTGAAAGGTGCCACTCGTGAGGGTAATTGGAGTAAGGAAAGGACTTTGAAGTTATTGATCACTCCACCTTTCTGGGATACTCTCATATTTAATCTTTCAATAGCCTTACTATTCGTGATAGTCGCGGTTTGGTTTTATAAGAGCAGGATAAGGGAAGAGAAAACCAAAGTGGCTAGTCAGTTTAATACTGACAAAATGGTGCGGGAACAGGAGATTATAAAACTTAGAAACGAAAAGCTGGATGCTGAGCTCGAGCATAAGAAAAAGGAACTGGCTTCATCAGCCCTTCATAATATGCACAAGAATGAGGAGCTTTCTCATGTACGTGATGAATTGAAAGTGCTGGTGGAGCAGATGGAATCCGAACCTGAGAAAAGGAAATTGAGAAAATTATTGAAGTCAATTGATCATAGTATTAACAATGCAGATAACTGGGAGAATTTTGAAACTAATTTTAACCTGCTACATGAAAATTTCCTGAAAAGGTTGGTGGAAACTTATCCCAGGTTGACGCACAAAGATTTGAAAATTTGTGCCTTTATACGAATGAATTTTGAAAACAAAGAGATAGCCAGGATGCTAAATATTACTCCCGAGAGTTTAGGAGTAAGCAGAACGCGGATAAGGAAAAAAATTAACCTGGATAAAGGCATTTATCTAAACGATCTGATTATGAGATTCTAA